One Helianthus annuus cultivar XRQ/B chromosome 12, HanXRQr2.0-SUNRISE, whole genome shotgun sequence genomic region harbors:
- the LOC110895018 gene encoding protein WVD2-like 7 gives MGESLGVSVSFGKYENDALSWEKWSTFSPNKYLEEVGKCSTPGSVAQKKAFFEAHYKKIAAMKAEAEAELLDQQQDSRSDDQQIKDQHKDCTQTELCVSDEPLTDGSGNFQEDKPLTDQVDAEPIPSEAPTTLNSNADKLEEAVLVNVESMKLVKQHFQVDLETQDPPQIRQPKPQNVTRKVTPNKVEKNPIGMKKKPASLIPKSPETPASTLSKPKPKPKPKPKPTSAPTLKKASAPSSSAVSSSKNKYQSLSESRRVTPVSLHMSMSMSSVNSDTASSVTSSRRRSLFMEQMGDKDIVKRAFKTFQNRVNQLPSSAASGPKQVPGKRSEQKTRTSMVYQKENERSRKAPAPAPAPAAEKINPVRGQLGPTWKSVSSGSLKGVGVDERRLKAGPTTVALKSDERAERRKEFLKKLEEKSNARRSEASLKPKEVKDAEMKKAKQKVKAMPGVLKSG, from the exons ATGGGAGAATCACTTGGTGTGTCTGTTTCTTTTGGTAAGTACGAGAATGATGCACTTTCTTGGGAAAAATGGTCTACTTTTTCCCCAAATAAGTACCTGGAGGAAGTTGGAAAGTGCTCCACACCTGGATCTGTAGCTCAAAAGAAGGCCTTTTTTGAAGCCCATTACAAGAAAATTGCAGCCATGAAAGCTGAGGCTGAAGCTGAGTTACTGGATCAACAACAAGATTCAAGATCAGATGATCAACAGATCAAGGACCAACACAAAGATTGCACCCAAACTGAGCTGTGTGTTAGTGATGAACCTCTCACTGATGGATCTGGAAATTTTCAAGAGGATAAACCACTTACTGATCAAGTTGATGCTGAACCTATACCATCTGAAGCCCCAACAACATTAAACAGCAATGCTGATAAGCTAGAAGAAGCTGTTTTAGTCAACGTTGAGAGTATGAAACTGGTCAAACAGCATTTCCAAGTGGATTTAGAGACTCAAGACCCTCCACAAATTAGGCAACCAAAACCTCAAAATGTGACAAGAAAG GTAACTCCAAACAAAGTGGAAAAAAATCCCATAGGAATGAAGAAAAAACCAGCATCACTTATACCAAAATCCCCAGAAACACCAGCCAGTACATTatcaaaaccgaaaccgaaaccgAAACCGAAACCAAAGCCAACTTCAGCACCCACATTAAAGAAGGCAAGTGCACCATCATCATCAGCAGTATCATCATCAAAGAACAAGTATCAGTCTCTATCGGAAAGCAGACGTGTGACTCCAGTGTCGCTCCATATGTCCATGAGTATGAGTTCGGTAAATTCTGATACGGCTTCTTCTGTTACTTCATCGAGAAGACGATCTTTATTCATGGAGCAAATGGGAGATAAGGATATTGTTAAACGAGCCTTTAAGACGTTTCAGAACAGAGTTAACCAATTACCATCATCTGCTGCTAGTGGACCCAAACAG GTGCCCGGAAAGAGATCAGAGCAAAAAACTCGGACTTCCATGGTGTATcagaaagaaaatgaaag ATCACGGAAAGCACCGGCACCGGCACCAGCACCAGCAGCAGAGAAAATCAATCCTGTAAGAGGTCAGTTAGGACCAACATGGAAATCTGTATCATCTGG GTCACTTAAAGGCGTCGGTGTGGATGAAAGACGGCTAAAGGCGGGACCAACTACAGTAGCTTTGAAAAGTGACGAAAGAGCGGAAAGGCGAAAAGAG TTCTTGAAGAAGTTGGAGGAAAAGTCAAATGCTAGAAGAAGTGAAGCTAGTTTAAAACCCAAG GAAGTAAAAGACGCCGAAATGAAAAAGGCGAAGCAGAAAGTAAAAGCAATGCCAGGGGTATTGAAAAGCGGTTGA
- the LOC110892921 gene encoding secreted RxLR effector protein 161-like — protein MEARFEMNDLGLLHYYLEIEVNQGVRGISIKQSGYAAKVLKQFALWESNSTQFPLDPGLKLTKKDEAKKTDPTKYRKVVGCLRYLTHTRPDLCYSVGYVSRFMQEPTPTHAQAVKQILRYLKGSVDLGIFYLKGGTKTLHGFSDSSHSVDADDGRSTMGIVFYYGALSLGGCRRWAKHNGNSLLLW, from the coding sequence ATGGAAGCTCGCTTTGAAATGAATGATCTTGGTTTACTCCATTATTATCTCGAGATCGAAGTTAATCAAGGTGTTCGGGGAATCAGCATCAAGCAATCCGGGTATGCAGCTAAAGTTCTAAAACAGTTTGCTTTATGGGAAAGTAACTCGACCCAGTTCCCACTTGATCCCGGATTAAAGTTGACGAAAAAAGATGAAGCCAAGAAGACCGATCCAACCAAGTATCGGAAGGTTGTTGGATGCCTACGCTACTTAACCCACACACGACCGGATTTGTGTTATTCGGTTGGTTATGTTAGCCGTTTTATGCAAGAGCCAACACCGACTCATGCTCAAGCCGTGAAGCAAATCTTGAGGTACCTGAAGGGGAGTGTCGACCTCGGTATTTTCTATCTAAAAGGTGGAACCAAGACGTTACATGGGTTTAGTGATAGTAGTCACTCGGTGGATGCCGACGATGGGCGAAGCACAATGGGAATAGTCTTTTATTATGGTGCACTATCACTCGGTGGATGCCGACGATGGGCTAAGCACAACGGGAATAGTCTTTTATTATGGTGA
- the LOC110895017 gene encoding two-component response regulator ARR5, which yields MAMFSRRWRSPETDVHVLAVDDSLVDRKVIERLLKITSCKVTAVESGWRALQYLGLDQEKTSPDFVNGLKVDLIITDYCMPGMTGYELLKKIKGSATFREVPVVIMSSENVVARIDRCLEEGAEDFIVKPVKLSDVKRLKDYMFGAATTTTLDPPDNNNNNKRKLQEMSSPSPSPSPSPSPPSTSPSTSPSPPTMSPSTSPSPPTVSPSPSPSPTPPTVSRSTSPSPQSPPFSPSQLDSPTMRLKVTNSDQA from the exons atggCAATGTTTTCTCGTCGCTGGAGGTCGCCGGAGACCGATGTTCATGTCCTCGCCGTCGATGACAGCCTCGTTGACCGCAAAGTCATTGAACGCCTTCTTAAAATCACTTCCTGCaaag TGACGGCGGTTGAAAGCGGTTGGAGAGCTTTGCAATATCTAGGCCTGGATCAGGAGAAAACCTCACCTGATTTCGTTAAT GGGTTGAAGGTAGATCTCATAATCACTGATTACTGTATGCCTGGAATGACCGGTTACGAATTGCTCAAAAAAATTAAG GGGTCTGCAACCTTCCGAGAGGTGCCAGTAGTGATCATGTCATCAGAAAACGTTGTAGCACGGATTGATAG GTGTTTGGAAGAAGGTGCAGAGGATTTCATAGTAAAGCCTGTAAAGCTATCTGATGTCAAACGTTTGAAAGATTACATGTTTGGGGCTGCAACAACAACTACACTAGATCCTCctgataacaacaacaacaacaaaagaaAACTACAAGAAATGTCTTCCCCTTCCCCCTCCCCCTCCCCATCCCCATCACCGCCCTCGACTTCCCCCTCAACATCCCCATCGCCACCAACGATGTCCCCTTCAACCTCCCCATCGCCGCCAACGGTGTCCCCTTCACCCTCTCCATCGCCAACGCCACCAACGGTGTCTCGCTCAACCTCCCCGTCCCCACAGTCTCCTCCTTTTTCGCCGTCGCAACTAGATTCCCCAACCATGAGACTTAAGGTCACCAACTCCGATCAAGCCTAA